The Tardibacter chloracetimidivorans region TGTTGCGGGGTGGAATGAGCGCGGCGGAACGCAAGGTAGCGGACGCCGCACTGCGTGTGCCTGACAGCGAGGAGCGGCTCATCCTCGCAACCGGCCGCTACATCGGCGAAGGGTTCGATGACGACCGTCTCGACACGCTGTTCCTGACCATGCCGATCTCCTGGAAAGGGACGCTCGCCCAGTATGTAGGGCGCCTGCATCGCCGGCACGCGGGGAAAACCGACGTGCTCGTCTATGACTATGCCGATGATGCGGTCCCGATGCTCTCGCGCATGGCCGCCAAGCGCCACGCCGGATATCGCGCGCTCGGCTACAGCATCGAATAACCTATGGCGGAATCAATTATCGATTCTCGGAAGCCACCGGCGAATCGAGAACCGATTCTGCAGATGAGATTAATGGTTCTCGACGGCCGCTGGATGCCGCCTTCAACCGCCAGCGCCATATGAGATTATCGATTCTCCACAGAGCAGGGCCGTGGAGTCCACGCCGATACCATAGGCGAGGACGACCGGCGGCGGCGCGCACACCATGATGGTGTCGACCGGCCTCGGCGTGGCAGAGGTGATCATAGGGGCCTCGGGCTTGAACGCGGCTGAATGCCGCCAAACTCAAGGCCCCCCTCCCCTCGCTTGTCCGATGCGACATCGCCGGAGAGGCGGGTGTCTTCGGGCCGCCTCTCGAAAGCGGGTCTCGCCAGTTATCCGGCGGCCGTGTCGTGCTGGGGTGCCGGGACGGTCGGTTCGCCCATCAGGATCACGGCGATCGAGGGCTTGTCGTCGGGTCCGAGCCTGCGGCTGTCGAAGACGTTCCGGCCGCCCAGGCCGATCGTCAGCATGTCGAAGGTCGGTGACGTACCGCCGTTCGCGTTGGCGATGCGTGTCCCGTTGTCGTGATATTGGATGTCGACGAAGCTTGGCGGGGAGCCGCGCTTGTATTCGCCGAAGAAGAACGTGATCCGACGACCGTCGGTGGTTTTGGCGCTGATCGTGAAGTTGCCGTCGGGGATGTCGATCGGAAGCGTCGGCACGTCGTTGAAGCGGGCGAAGCCGATGCTTTCGGCATCGGCCGCGGTTATGACGGGCAGCTGCGTGATGTCAGCCATGGAGGGTCTCCTGATCGCGCCAAATGAGCGGAAGCAGCGCGTTTCGCGGCGGAAGGGCCTTGGGATACGGCAGGCGCGGAAGGGTGCGGCCGCGGCGGCGGGCCTCGCGCGTCAGCTCGAAGCAATAGGCGAACAGCCCAGCCTGCTGATGCGTGACGAGATGGCGCTCGCGCTGGAGCCGCCACAACCAGCTTCGCGGCTCCTCGCCGATACGCGGCCTCGGGACCCCCAGCGAGACGAGCTGATCGATTGCGCCGGCTTGGCCCTGCTCGCCCAGGCGGATCTTGGACAGCGTGCGCCCCGAGATCGTGATGTTGCCGACCCGAAGGACCGATCGCGGCTTCGTGACTGCGCGGTGGGCGGCCGAGAGCGCACAATAGACGCGGCCGATATGCCCCGCCCCTGGATCGCTGTACGACACCACCGCCTCGATCCCAGGCCGTTCCCGGCGCAGGTGGCGAAAGGCCCGCGCGACGAAGAAGCTCTCGCCGTTCTGCGGCACGGCGTCGGTCAGAATGAGGCGCGCGAGAACGCAGCCGCGGCGAGGATCGTCAAACCCGGTGTGGCGCGAGACGACGGCGCTGGTGGTCGGAACGGCGAAAACGGCAACGCCTTCGAGCGCGCCCTTGCGCGCGAACAGCCCCACCGCGAGCTGCGCGGCCGGATAGCGGGGCAGATAATGGTGCTGCGCGATGAAGGCGCGCGCGGCGGCGTGATCGATGACGTCGACGCTGTAGGCGCCGGGATCGATCAGCGTGAGATCGCGCGCCCACAGAGCGCGCCGTTCGCGCCAGCGCTGGCTGCGGTCGGTCTGCATGGGACGTGGTCCGTGGGTCAGAGGAGCGCGGGCCGGCGCGCGTGGCGGGCGATGATCGCGTGTGCGAAGGCGTCCGCACCTGCCTGGCTCGGGCAGGGGAAAAGATCATGGGAGCACAGCAGGCGGAGGCTGTGGTCGAGCTCCATCGCACAGAGCCAGCGGTCGCTGCCATCGATGTCGACGACGGTAAGCGCGAGGCAGCGCGAGCCGCCATAGGCGCTCGGATCCAGTGGATCGCCCGGAAAGCCGGCAAGCATCCAGAAGCGCCAGCCCAGGGGCGGCGGGTCCTCGATGCGGGCGACGATCCGGAAGGAGCCGGCGGCGGCATGGATCGTCGTCACGACGACATCTGCCGCCCGGCCGCGACCCTCAGCTCTGCAAAGCGCGCCTGGACGGCTGATCCTGTCGGATAGCGGTTCTCGAGCCTGTGGCGCGCCAGGATGGGCCGCCGTGCCGCGGCGATATCCTCGGCCTCGGCGAGGGTGGGCATCCGCGGAGGCCAGCCTTTGACGTATCTGAGGCCTGCCGGCATCGAGGCCTCGAGATGCCGGCGCTCGAGCTGGTCGGCCTTGGCGCGTTCAACGTCCGCGCGGAGCCCGCCGCTCAACAGATGCGGTGAGATGTCGGCGAGCCAGCGTGTCGGCTGGAATGGAAAGGTCGATCGCGCCTCGATGCCGACGAGCTCGCGATAAGCCTCGGTGTTCGCCGGGGCTGCGGCAGAAGCCGACAGGTCGTGAAGCGAGGCGAAGATGCAGTAGCGGCACGAGAGGCGCGTTGCGCCCCATATCGAATAGGCCTCGTGCAGGGTGATGCCGAGCGTGCCGTGAGCACGAAATACGTCTTCGCTGTTCCAATACGCGATCGGGTGCCAGAGGGTGATCGCGGTGCCGTGCCGGTTCCCGGCCTTGGCATGGCGAAGATCGGCCTTGGCGATCGGGGTGGCGGCGCGGTTGTGGCTTTCGTCGCGGCGCAGGCCCAGAACGGAGATGATCTGCTGGCCTCGCAGCATTCTGGCGAGCGCCGGACCGATCACGGCCGCCTTCATCTCGGATTGGCAGAAGCGGAGCGATGCCGACGACCAGGGACCAATCAGGTTGTAGGTCTCGAGCGCCTCGTAGCGGCGCTTGCCGCTTTCGAACCGCTGGATCCAGCGGTCGACCAGGTCGCCGGCCGCCCGGCGCACGACTGTCAGCGGCACGTCGGCGCTAGCGGCTATGCGCGCGACGGTATCGGGGGTCGAATCCCATTCGGCGCGGCCAAGATCGGCATGGATCGCCATCCGCCGCGCCCGCGGATGGCCGAGTGAATCGAGTTGAAGGTTGACCGCGAACAGGGCCGCGCTCGAGTCCTTGCCGCCTGAGAGGTTGAAGACGATCCAGGCGCCGGCGCGGATCGCGGCGACAATCTCGGAAGTGATGGCGATGTCCGGCAGGCCGGGGACGGCCGGATAGGACCGAGTGGCCGCTGCCGCGGCTGCGAGCTGGGCGATGGGTGGCATGACGGCTCCGGAAAAGGGCGGCGGCCTGGTAACTGGCGGCGTCAGGCGAAGAGGCGCTCGGACTGCCGGACCGGCGGCGAGAGCGCGAGTTCGCGGCGGAGCCGGTCGGCGAAGCGGTCCGGGGCCAGCAATTCGGCGATCGAGGCAAAGTGGTTGCGCCCGCCGGTATAGTCCTTGCGCCCCCTGCAGCGCCGGAACAGGATTTCGCGGCCGGCCCCCATCGCGCCCAGGCTGAGGTGGACGTACACCTCCTCGCCGTGGAGGGTGATCTCGCCCGAGACAGCCGGACCACCCTTGTTGGAGCGGACCTCGTAGCTATCGGCCTCCAGCCCAAGGGCCTCGGCGAGCCGGCGCATGGCAATGCGCCCCTCGCTGTGAAAGGTGCGTTTGGCAGCCTCGTCGTAGGCGACACCACGACAAGCGAGGGTCCGCAGGACAGGGTGGCGCCGGATCTCGGCGATCTGGTCCAAGCAGTTGCGGCGCAGCGCCATGTCGTCCGGGCGGCGTTCGCAGACAGTCCCGAGGTGGCGGGCGAGAAGGATGACCGCCGCGTCGATCTCGGGGTCCTTGCCCGCGTTGCGGCAGTCGGTGATGGCGGCACCGATCGCGTGGAGGGTGGCTGCCATCGTGGTCAGCGCGCTGGGATCGAGCGCCTGCTGGTGGCGCATCGCGACATCGTAGTGCATGGGGAGGTTCTCCGGGCTAAAGCGCACGTCCGCTCGCCCCTCCCCTTCCCCCTCTTCTTTTCCTGGCGGTCAGCCGCGCCGACGCCCTGGCCCCGGGGCCGATCGCGCGCGCGATGTGACCGGCATAGACACCGCAGGCGGCCCAGTATGCGGCAACCGGCGGCTTGCGGCTCTGCCAGCTCCGTTCGGCGCGCAGCCGGGCTTCGCTTTGGATGTCGAGCAGCACGGACAGCAGCGCGAGGCGCGCCTCCGGACTGAGCGCCCGGAGCCGGGCGACCGCCGGCAGGGCAAGAACGGGGTTGCGCACCTCGGCCCTGGAGGATCGAGCGCCCATCACGCGGGTCCGGGCAGCGCGGCCGATACGCGCTGATCCTGCGCCTCCTCGACCGCGGGAAGCGGGATCGGGACGCATTGCCCGCGAACGAGGTTGATGAAGCCACCAGCGTGGCCGATCGACCCGCGCCCGACGAGGTCGAACAGCAGCGCCAGAGCGTGGCTTGCCAGGACGCGGTTGACGAAAAGCGACTGCCGTTCGAGCGCCTCGGCCACCGAGCAGGACGGCGCATCGTCGTCGGGCTCCGTTTCGTCGGCGATCTCGGGGAAATATTCGACGACGGTCGGGAGGCGCCGCCGGTCGTGGGCGGTGGAGCGGCGAGGCGACCCGATCAGGAACTGCCCGTCTCCGGCGCGGTTGCCGAGGTCCATCCAGTAGGCGGGCACGGGCTTCCCATTCGCCAGATCGGCGCCGAGGGCGCGGCGCGCGGAAGCGGTGTCGACGCAGCTGATGAGGATATCCACGTCGGCGATCTTGACCGCTTCGGGAGCGCGGCCATGGACGGCT contains the following coding sequences:
- a CDS encoding Mom family adenine methylcarbamoylation protein is translated as MQTDRSQRWRERRALWARDLTLIDPGAYSVDVIDHAAARAFIAQHHYLPRYPAAQLAVGLFARKGALEGVAVFAVPTTSAVVSRHTGFDDPRRGCVLARLILTDAVPQNGESFFVARAFRHLRRERPGIEAVVSYSDPGAGHIGRVYCALSAAHRAVTKPRSVLRVGNITISGRTLSKIRLGEQGQAGAIDQLVSLGVPRPRIGEEPRSWLWRLQRERHLVTHQQAGLFAYCFELTREARRRGRTLPRLPYPKALPPRNALLPLIWRDQETLHG
- a CDS encoding transposase — protein: MTTIHAAAGSFRIVARIEDPPPLGWRFWMLAGFPGDPLDPSAYGGSRCLALTVVDIDGSDRWLCAMELDHSLRLLCSHDLFPCPSQAGADAFAHAIIARHARRPALL
- a CDS encoding phosphoadenosine phosphosulfate reductase domain-containing protein, coding for MPPIAQLAAAAAATRSYPAVPGLPDIAITSEIVAAIRAGAWIVFNLSGGKDSSAALFAVNLQLDSLGHPRARRMAIHADLGRAEWDSTPDTVARIAASADVPLTVVRRAAGDLVDRWIQRFESGKRRYEALETYNLIGPWSSASLRFCQSEMKAAVIGPALARMLRGQQIISVLGLRRDESHNRAATPIAKADLRHAKAGNRHGTAITLWHPIAYWNSEDVFRAHGTLGITLHEAYSIWGATRLSCRYCIFASLHDLSASAAAPANTEAYRELVGIEARSTFPFQPTRWLADISPHLLSGGLRADVERAKADQLERRHLEASMPAGLRYVKGWPPRMPTLAEAEDIAAARRPILARHRLENRYPTGSAVQARFAELRVAAGRQMSS
- a CDS encoding PRTRC system ThiF family protein; translation: MQPDIPNRHYLPAGFDNRAIKVLLVGCGGNGAQMLMGLASLETALRAISTRSLQVTVVDDDVVSEANLGRQPFYRCDLGASKARTLVERINLAHGLCWRAVHGRAPEAVKIADVDILISCVDTASARRALGADLANGKPVPAYWMDLGNRAGDGQFLIGSPRRSTAHDRRRLPTVVEYFPEIADETEPDDDAPSCSVAEALERQSLFVNRVLASHALALLFDLVGRGSIGHAGGFINLVRGQCVPIPLPAVEEAQDQRVSAALPGPA